A window of the Gossypium hirsutum isolate 1008001.06 chromosome A05, Gossypium_hirsutum_v2.1, whole genome shotgun sequence genome harbors these coding sequences:
- the LOC121229353 gene encoding auxin-responsive protein IAA27, with product MSTPLEHDYIGLAETSSMERSSEKISSSSSSSIPSNIEDKTTNNPSLNLKETELRLGLPGSQSPERKLSLFGKDLETNDKSNGFVGSPLKNLVSGAKRGFSDAIDGSNGKWVFAINGKSDVELGKGAVLASPRGGLDSKTNPQQVRTSVPVMKEVVGVPQSPKPVQDKKNLVPPVNEHTSAPAAKAQVVGWPPIRSFRKNSMASNLAKNSDEAAGCLYVKVSMDGAPYLRKVDLKTYNNYREFSSALEKMFSCFTIGQCGSNGDGLSESRLMDLLHGSEYVLTYEDKDGDWMLVGDVPWEMFTDSCRRLRIMKGSEAIGLAPRAMEKCKNQN from the exons ATGTCTACACCTTTGGAACATGATTACATAGGTTTGGCAGAGACTTCTTCAATGGAAAGAAGCTCTGAGAagatatcttcttcttcttcctcttcaattCCCTCCAATATTGAAGACAAAACCACCAACAATCCTTCCCTGAATCTCAAAGAAACTGAGCTGAGGCTTGGCTTACCAGGTTCTCAGTCACCTGAGAGAAAGCTGTCTCTTTTTGGCAAAGATTTGGAGACTAATGATAAAAGCAACGGTTTTGTTGGTAGCCCTTTGAAGAACTTGGTGTCTGGAGCTAAAAGGGGTTTCTCAGATGCCATTGATGGGTCTAATGGGAAATGGGTTTTCGCTATAAATGGTAAATCTGATGTAGAGTTGGGTAAAGGTGCTGTCTTGGCCTCTCCTAGAGGTGGTTTGGACAGTAAAACCAATCCCCAACAGGTAAGGACGTCTGTGCCTGTCATGAAAGAGGTTGTTGGTGTTCCCCAGTCTCCAAAACCGGTTCAAGATAAGAAGAATCTTGTTCCTCCTGTAAATGAACATACTAGTGCCCCAGCTGCAAA GGCACAGGTGGTAGGATGGCCACCAATCAGATCATTCAGGAAGAACAGCATGGCCTCTAATTTGGCAAAGAACAGTGATGAAGCTGCTGGTTGTCTGTATGTAAAGGTGAGCATGGATGGAGCACCATACTTGAGGAAGGTTGACCTCAAGACCTACAATAACTATAGGGAATTCTCATCAGCTTTGGAGAAGATGTTCAGCTGCTTTACTATCG GGCAGTGCGGTTCCAACGGTGATGGTCTCAGTGAGAGTCGTTTGATGGATCTTCTCCACGGATCTGAGTATGTGCTGACATATGAAGACAAGGATGGTGATTGGATGCTTGTTGGTGATGTTCCATGGGA GATGTTCACCGATTCGTGTAGGAGGCTACGGATAATGAAAGGTTCAGAGGCAATCGGACTAG CTCCAAGAGCCATGGAGAAATGCAAGAACCAGAACTAA
- the LOC121229354 gene encoding uncharacterized protein, with amino-acid sequence MLDRAFSARRTQPHSLFDVPTSSAVSDVSPDAESADLLADESKTKKPHLYVLASNYMSRLGLVKSPCLCLSLCLLLSVFMLFSLMLNSRSFVCLSSYDPISRASFFGLDGLDSDFGSLGVPWCRSKQGKTVEWTSKDLVKGLEEFVPIYETRPIKNNMHGMGFDHSFGLWFIAQWLKPDIMIESGAFKGHSTWVMRQAMPDTPIISLTPRHPEKYLKKGPAYVDENCTYFAGKDFVDFGSVDWERVLKKHGISDFSKVLVFFDDHQNELKRLKQALKAGFNHLIFEDNYDTGTGDHYSLRQICDQFYIRGGGHSCFKDSDEARIRSKRKKFWEKAVDIDELCGPHEAWWGVSGEMRDNFNHNNTPISYGEHFQNSRFVESILDVYWELPPAAGPSLTHQTRYDPARAPTPIVEDGRYRMFKRLGLDRLERSVFNGYTQMVYLRISKPET; translated from the exons ATGCTGGACAGAGCCTTCTCCGCCCGCCGCACTCAACCTCACTCCCTCTTCGACGTCCCGACCTCCTCCGCCGTTTCCGATGTCTCTCCCGACGCCGAATCCGCCGACTTACTCGCCGACGAGTCCAAAACCAAGAAACCACACCTCTACGTCTTGGCCTCCAATTATATGTCGCGCTTGGGACTCGTCAAATCGCCGTGCCTCTGCCTCTCACTCTGTCTTCTTTTGAGCGTTTTCATGCTTTTCTCTTTGATGCTTAACTCTCGCTCCTTCGTTTGCCTTTCGTCCTATGACCCGATATCTCGTGCCAGTTTCTTCGGTCTCGATGGGCTCGATTCCGATTTCGGTTCCCTCGGTGTTCCTTGGT GCAGATCGAAacaaggaaaaacagttgaatgGACATCCAAAGATTTAGTCAAGGGCTTGGAGGAGTTTGTACCAATATATGAAACACGTCCAATAAAAAACAACATGCATGGAATGGGTTTTGACCACAGCTTTGGGCTTTGGTTCATTGCGCAATGGCTGAAACCAGATATAATGATTGAGAGTGGTGCTTTCAAGGGACATTCCACTTGGGTTATGCGGCAAGCAATGCCTGACACACCAATTATCTCACTCACACCCCGGCATCCTGAGAAGTACTTGAAAAAGGGTCCTGCTTATGTTGATGAAAATTGCACTTACTTTGCTGGAAAAGATTTTGTGGATTTTGGAAGTGTTGATTGGGAGAGGGTGCTGAAGAAACATGGAATTTCTGATTTCAGCAAGGTTCTTGTCTTCTTTGACGATCATCAAAATGAATTGAAAAG GCTGAAGCAGGCATTGAAAGCTGGCTTTAACCATCTTATTTTTGAAGACAATTATGATACTGGAACTGGAGATCACTATTCGTTGAGGCAGATATGTGACCAGTTCTACATTAGAG GAGGTGGTCATAGCTGCTTCAAGGACAGTGATGAAGCTAGGATTAGATCGAAAAGAAAGAAATTCTGGGAGAAGGCTGTGGATATAGATGAACTATGTGGTCCACATGAAGCATGGTGGGGTGTTAGCGGAGAGATGCGGGATAACTTTAACCACAATAACACCCCGATCTCTTATGGCGAACATTTTCAGAATAGCAGGTTTGTTGAGTCGATTCTTGACGTCTACTGGGAGCTACCACCAGCAGCTGGTCCTTCCCTCACCCACCAAACTCGCTACGATCCTGCTCGTGCACCTACACCTATTGTTGAAGATGGCAGGTATCGAATGTTTAAGAGGCTCGGTTTAGACAGGCTTGAGAGATCTGTATTTAATGGATATACGCAGATGGTGTATCTGCGAATTTCCAAACCAGAAACTTGA
- the LOC107906146 gene encoding putative methylesterase 14, chloroplastic, which produces MGNSLICRTKKDAKDNGSKSKRMGRSQRKMLAEEEFLHKQALSMALHQHQLSQRFDGSMSRRIGSTSSRRHADPLANEKKLLESLEKIKFKKIVLLHGEGFGAWCWYKTIAQLEEVGLQPTALDLTGSGIDLTDTNTVTTLAEYSKPLIKYLENLPVDEKVILVGHSSGGACLSYALEHFPEKISKAIFLCATMVSNGQRPFDVFAEELGSAERFMKESQFLIYGNGKDKPPTGFMFEKQLMKGLYFNQSPTKDVALAMVSMRSTPLGPIMEKLSLTPEKYGTGRRFYVQTLEDRALSPDVQEKLVRENPPERVFKIKGSDHCPFFSKPQSLHKILIEIVQIP; this is translated from the exons ATGGGTAATAGCTTGATTTGCAGGACAAAGAAAGATGCTAAAGATAATGGATCGAAAAGCAAGAGGATGGGAAGGTCTCAAAGGAAAATGCTTGCAGAAGAAGAGTTTTTGCATAAGCAAGCTTTGTCTATGGCTCTTCATCAACACCAGTTGTCTCAGAGATTTGATGGATCCATGTCTAGGAGAATTGGCTCTACCAGCTCTAGAAGGCACGCTGATCCATTAGCTAATGAGAAAAAG CTACTGGAATCTCTTGAAAAgatcaagtttaaaaaaattgttcTGTTACATGGAGAAGGCTTTGGAGCTTGGTGTTGGTATAAAACGATTGCTCAGTTGGAGGAAGTAGGCCTTCAGCCTACTGCACTGGATCTCACAGGCTCTGGTATTGATCTGACGGATACAAACACAGTCACCACATTGGCTGAATATTCGAAACCATTGATTAAGTATCTAGAGAACCTTCCCGTAGATGAGAAG GTTATCTTGGTAGGTCATAGCAGCGGAGGTGCTTGCCTTTCATATGCATTGGAGCATTTCCCGGAAAAGATCTCCAAAGCAATTTTCCTTTGTGCTACAATGGTGTCCAACGGTCAGAGACCTTTTGATGTGTTTGCCGAAGAG CTTGGTTCTGCTGAACGTTTCATGAAAGAGTCGCAGTTTTTGATTTATGGAAATGGCAAAGATAAGCCTCCTACAGGGTTCATGTTTGAGAAACAGCTGATGAAAGGgttatatttcaatcaatcacCAACAAAG GATGTTGCTTTGGCCATGGTGTCCATGAGATCCACCCCACTAGGTCCTATCATGGAGAAACTGTCATTGACCCCCGAGAAGTACGGAACTGGGCGGCGGTTCTACGTTCAGACATTGGAGGATCGTGCTCTTTCGCCAGATGTGCAAGAAAAGCTAGTAAGAGAAAATCCACCTGAAAGAGTTTTTAAGATCAAAGGGAGTGATCACTGCCCATTCTTCTCAAAGCCACAGTCACTTCACAAGATTTTAATAGAAATTGTTCAAATTCCTTAG
- the LOC121229355 gene encoding protein MODIFIED TRANSPORT TO THE VACUOLE 1 translates to MDSSRRAVESYWRSRMIDGATSDEDKVTPVYKLEEICELLRSSHVSIVKEVSEFILKRLDHKSPIVKQKALRLIKYAVGKSGLEFRREMQRNSVAIRQLIHYKGQLDPLKGDALNKAVRETAREAISAIFAEDNNTSKPSPADDFNKRIEGFGNTNFEMPSNEKKSFLSEVVGIGSASIKQGISSFTQGPSLRKNDNGSYKGPTLQRSLTTEIDHSDKYNPAELRNDSQGFSNNTSSGTWGLDSRVLKTETTNGESSSNYSATKTREERLLETIVTSGGVRLQPTRDAIQAFLVEAAKLDALALSHTLESKLLSPLWQIRMKAVCVLESILRRKEDEHFVIVASYFTENKDVVLRCSESPQASLREKANKVLILLNGEQAGDLASNSERSSKPMTTPVQMPDLIDTGDPDDYDGQNTSIKDSHNQNTSNLTGTPLIDDLLGDGIDAGLSPSKQKYDDDPFAGVSFHSGEGRENVDDLFSGMTIDDKSVGNGNHVAANKKSELIDIFGTNSEAPFEPENKTNSVNELMAGLSMNENPPNLKQKGMTSEAPENMFANINTHSSQQASNDALSGIFGSQATGMNATPMFPLGTMPYGVPPGITLNPAFSSQPMNYGAMGSFFAQQQLLATMSNLQHFGNLNAQNAGINHVSSGSNGGSPLPDIFQSNFPTQTASSMMNNSKKEDTRAFDFILDHLAAARDPKRTV, encoded by the exons atggaTTCTAGCAGGCGAGCGGTGGAATCGTACTGGAGATCGCGGATGATCGATGGGGCAACCTCGGATGAAGATAAAGTAACGCCCGTTTATAAGTTAGAAGAGATCTGCGAGCTCTTGAGATCGTCGCATGTTAGTATTGTCAAAGAAGTTTCTGAGTTTATCTTGAAACGACTCGATCACAAAAGCCCAATCGTCAAGCAGAAg GCTTTGAGGCTGATAAAGTATGCAGTTGGAAAGTCTGGTTTGGAGTTTAGGAGAGAGATGCAGAGGAACTCAGTGGCTATTCGTCAGTTAATTCATTACAAGGGACAGCTGGATCCCTTGAAAGGGGATGCACTTAATAAGGCCGTGCGGGAAACAGCTCGTGAGGCTATTTCTGCAATATTTGCAGAGGACAATAATACCAGTAAGCCTTCTCCAGCAGACGACTTTAACAAAAGAATAGAAGGATTTGGCAACACAAACTTCGAAATGCCATCAAATGAGAAGAAATCATTTCTAAGTGAAGTAGTTGGTATTGGAAGTGCTTCTATCAAGCAGGGAATTAGTAGTTTCACTCAGGGTCCTTCGCTTAGAAAGAATGATAATGGAAGCTACAAAGGTCCTACTCTTCAGAGGTCCTTGACTACAGAAATTGACCATTCTGATAAGTACAATCCAGCTGAATTGCGCAATGACTCTCAAGGGTTTTCCAATAATACTTCTAGTGGAACTTGGGGCCTGGATTCGAGAGTATTAAAGACAGAAACAACAAATGGGGAATCTAGCTCAAATTATTCAGCGACTAAAACTCGTGAAGAGAGATTATTGGAAACTATAGTTACATCTGGTGGTGTACGTCTTCAACCTACTCGAGATGCTATTCAGGCTTTCCTTGTGGAGGCTGCAAAGCTTGATGCATTGGCTTTAAGTCACACTCTTGAATCTAAGCTTCTATCTCCATTGTGGCAG ATTCGCATGAAAGCTGTGTGTGTGCTTGAGTCAATTTTGAGGAGAAAGGAAGATGAGCATTTTGTGATTGTGGCTTCATATTTTACTGAGAACAAAGATGTTGTTTTGAGATGTTCCGAGTCTCCCCAAGCTTCTCTAAGAGAAAAGGCCAACAAG GTGTTGATCCTTTTGAATGGAGAACAGGCAGGTGATTTGGCTAGTAATTCAGAGAGGTCTTCAAAGCCCATGACAACTCCTGTTCAAATGCCTGACCTGATAGACACCGGTGATCCTGATGATTATGATGGACAAAATACATCTATAAAAGATTCGCATAATCAAAATACTTCAAACCTGACAGGAACCCCACTTATTGATGACTTACTTGGAGATGGTATAGATGCTGGTCTGAGTCCCAGCAAACAGAAATATGATGATGATCCCTTTGCAGGTGTCTCATTTCACTCTGGCGAGGGTAGAGAAAATGTGGACGATCTTTTCTCTGGGATGACTATAGATGACAAGTCAGTTGGCAATGGTAATCATGTGGCTGCTAATAAAAAATCTGAACTAATTGATATCTTTGGGACCAATTCTGAAGCTCCATTCGAGCCTGAGAATAAAACAAATTCTGTTAATGAGTTAATGGCTGGCTTGTCGATGAATGAGAATCCACCTAATTTGAAGCAGAAAGGAATGACTTCTGAGGCCCCTGAAAATATGTTTGCCAATATTAACACCCATTCTAGCCAACAAGCTTCTAATGATGCTTTGAGTGGCATCTTTGGTTCTCAAGCCACGGGGATGAATGCAACTCCGATGTTTCCTTTAGGGACGATGCCATATGGTGTTCCTCCCGGAATAACGTTGAACCCAGCCTTTTCCTCTCAGCCTATGAATTATGGTGCCATGGGGAGTTTCTTTGCGCAGCAGCAATTGCTTGCTACAATGTCTAACTTACAACACTTTGGTAATCTTAATGCACAAAATGCTGGGATTAATCATGTTTCCAGTGGATCAAATGGAGGATCACCTCTGCCTGATATTTTCCAGTCAAATTTCCCAACTCAAACAGCTAGTTCTATGATGAACAATTCTAAGAAAGAGGACACCAGAgcgtttgattttattttg GACCATCTTGCAGCAGCTCGTGATCCAAAGAGGACTGTGTAA